The genomic interval ATGTGCCAGCATGGACTTCCATCTTCGGACAAACAAAGTAGGTTCCAAAATGGGTTTCCATATTCAGACAATCCAAGTATTAGACTTAAGCTTAATTCTTCCCTTCACAACCACAGAAGATGTATCCCAaacatcaacttttttttttcaatggttgGTTGTAAATTAAGAACAATTCACCATCATCATATACAACAATAACACAGAGCATGTACCTGTTTTGGAGAGGCTACGacaaaaaaatagattcattaTCAATTTCAATTGCATCAAAACCAATGTGCAGATATAATTGAAAACTTGTATACCTTTGAAACACAGTTCCTTCAATTTGTGTGTTTTCTATAAACTGAAGGGTAGACGCCTGGTCTGTCGCATTAAATGATTCGAGAATATTCTGGTCCTATTATCAAGAAAAAAGTCtgtcattaaattataaaaaaggcCCTTTGAAAAGGATTACTTTGAAAAggattatttaaaattcaaccAGCTTCGCACGACATTAAATCAGAAAATGTTAAAggaattaaaaacattttatatctTCATTGTAAATGCATAACAATGATCATCTATGCATTCAGGGAAAGATAATTAAATCTTGATTttcattaccaaaaaaaaaggataacAGCCCCAGTCCTATAAACCACTATAGGCCATAAAGTAGGAAATATAATGAGTATTACTCAGTCTACTGATGTAAAGCTAAACATTTGAAAATACCTAGAAGTATTCCGTAAGAACAATATTCTCCTGCCGTCAACAGTTTAATTGAATCGACTACAGGAAGAAACATGAGTATACTCAGTCTAGTCATGTGAGGCTAAACATTTGATAATACAAAAAGGTATTCCATAAGAACAATATTCTTCTCCAGTCAACAGTTTAATTGAATCAACTACAGGAAGAAACAATATTTGACTATTATGATACTGAAATTCaatttggaagtttttttttttttttttgataagtaatttgGAAGTATTTTAAAGGGGTAAAAATGTGAAACAATGGGACAATGAGTTGAGAACCAGAAaccattttgtaaaatatatacaaattaggAGAAAGATAGACTACCTTGCTTATGATCATTGTTAATAACTCAAAACCTAAGCAAATAGCATATAGTGGAAAATGGTCACCAGCATCATTcttctttaaaattttctgcATCAAGCAATAATAGATAGGTTATTGCAAGCGAAATCCATAAGTACCAATTACAAGTTgcacatacttttattttcttgatatgtttaGAATGTAtagatacttataaaaaaaaaatgtttagaatGTATAGATTCATACATAAATGAGGAATCTTAGCATGCTCTTTATTGCAAAAGCATATTCTGCCGGTGGATAATTCCTCAAGCAATGCAAATCTAAGTTTTCACATAcattacttaccaaaaaaaaaagagccagCTTCAACATACAGATTAAATGGCTAATGAACCAACCACAGTTACCAGCTCGAGAATGGAAAAAGGAGAAGACATGAGATGAAATTGGAAAACCTAACAATGTGTATTGTTCAGGACATTATTGTATTAACCAAATCCTGCTGAGAAGACCTTAGATAGTGCCCCTACTAGTTATGCACCTCaatggaaacaaaaaagatatagagaaaaaattgctTTATTTGTGCTTCCTTATTGACCAAATCTTTTTTTGATAACTAagaaaacttcattaaaaagtgAAAAGGCGCAATCCAAGTACAATTCCTTTATCGACcaaattgaggaattaaaacaaCTTCTTCGATATTTTGTTCAAAACTTAGAAAGCCAAAGTTTGACTTTCTTGTGTGTGGTTggcagcatatatatattttttataagtaaatgattGGCAGCATATACACAATACTCCTCTAGCATGTTCTACTtccaatacttttttttcttagaatTACTGACATTTCTAATGAATCATTGATACCTGCTTTGGGAAGTGATTTTATCATTAGATAAAAGTAAAGTTGATGTACAAGTCACAAAACgcttcttattttcatttacattatttttccATATGAATCTGACTCCAAATAATCCcatgagaagtttttttttttattggcatcagGTGTCTGAGAACAAAGTAATCCCATGACAAGTTGTCATATTAATTACAGGCTCCTTTAAAGAATATCAGAAACTCAATCATGCACTTGACTCAAAAACAGAGTTGATGACGACAAcataaatggttttttttttcacaactcCTGTTCAAAGCAATAACAGCAGAACAAATCAAATAGAAACAGATAAGATTTCTGCATGAATCAGTGGTTGGTTATGGGGAGAAAATTCCTGCCCAAGAATCCCCAACCCTAAAATTGACAGGTCAGTTTCATTCTCATCAGTTCAAAATAGGGTCAGGTTGGTCACTTCCTACACACAAACTGAggcaaaagaaaaggagaaatgtTACGATATTGCCTCAAATCCACATTTCTATCTGCAACAGTTCCACCACAGATTCAAAGCAATGcaaaaatacacataaattgAACCAGACCAAAGATTAAAAGCagaaaccagaaaaaaaaaaaaaaaacacacacacacacacacacacctccAAGTCCAATCAAGAAGGGAAACCAACGAGTCAAAATCTAGGGGAGAAAACCTAGGTTTGGGATTATTTTGAGTGATTAGGAGAAGCTGAAGCAATCGAGCAGTAGTATCAAAGATCTTCTCAAATAAGTAGTCATATAAAAGTAGTGAAGGAACATTGGAGTGGAGGAGACAACCGAACTGTATGAGGCTTGAGAGTTGAAAGGTCCAAACTATAGCGAATGCACTCAATCAAATTTACATGGAAAATAAAGAGCTTTCTTCATCTAGCATTGATCATGCAACagaagtaatttttatttttttcatctactAGAACCCAGCACATTTCAGGTTGTTAAAAGCTACCAATGCCAGTTTTGGGTGTGCAGAGACTACTAGGTAGTACAAACCACTCTGTATATTATTCGTTCGAGAATTTggagaaaattaataattacctTAAAAATTCTCTCAACAACTTCATAGTACAAACCGGTTTTAGCCCAGCCTCCTGTGAAGAGCACTCCATTGACCATATCTAGCTTCTGCAATGCACTGTATGTATTTAGTGTGACATCACACGATTGGAGAGGACAGATAACTCAAGTGCCAAACAAGTCATTTTTGGGTCATGTCATGAATCTCAGAGATAGTCAACGTTAGCAATACTGTAAGAGCAAATTATCCTATGTAATTCAGACGAACCCGGGCAATCTTCTCACGAAGCATGCAACAAACCCCAGTATGCACAGAATTAACTGAACATGTAATGTAATTGGATTCTTCATGGCATTTACATCAAATAGGAGAAGCAACTATATCTTGGCCTTACGATTTGTGCAATTAAAGGAGCACTGTGCAAAGGATATAGAGCACGTGGAGGCTTTGATTCAGGAATATTAGAGAGAAGAGTACCGGTCACGCGCCCAATTCCAACCACGCTTGTAAgcttttgatgttttttcttttggtgttTTAATTATGAAGAAAACTCTAAGAATCAAGTTCTACTGAAAGTTacttgtttacttatcaaaaaaatcaagTTCTTCTGAAAGTATGGAGCATGAACACAAAGAAAATCACCAACTCCAAGCTCGctctcatatatattatatatatttttagaccacACTCGACTTACAAGTCAGAACAAGTTATAAGAAATAATCCCCAGGCAAAACCTAGCAAGTTGCTGCAATTCTCACCGTACCCAAACATCCCAAATTCCGAGaggggaaaaagaaacaaatattttacCTCGAAAAGAATCTCGGGAGGCTCGTTATAGATAAGAGGAATGACACGAGCTCCGGCCGATTCAACGAATTTCACGTACGAAGCGGCTATGTAGGAAGCGTTGGTCGCATTGCTGAGGCGTCCGGAGGCGCCGTCTCCTGGGTGGCTGAGGATGCCGATCACCGGCCGGTAGTTAAGCTTGGGGCTCGGGGCGACACACCTGGGAGATTCAGGGACGATTTGATTCGGGAGAAGAATCGTGGGCTCGGCCTTGGCGAGACTGAGCTCCTTGGTGTAGGAAATGAACAGAGGGACCCAGAGATAGTTCCAGATATCTGAGTAGCGGGAGGGGGATGCAGAGGAGGAGGAGTGGGAGGCGAGGGCAGAAACAGCGTCGTTCGGCATGTCGGAGGCGGAGGAGGAAGATGAGTGGGAGGGAGAGGAGCGGGAGCCGGCGTCGTTTGGCATGGTTTAGAAATGATCGAAAAAGGCGTGTAAAAAGAGGTGGAAAGATGGAGGAAAGGGGAAGGGAGAGTGACGTGGAATGGGCATAGATATAGACACATGAGGACAGAGGGGTTGGGAGGGTGGACCAAGGTTGGTCGGTGGTTTTACGTCGTATGACGTAATGGGTAACGAAGGACAACGGACGGCTGGGAAATCTACAGATAATGGGCGACCGGATTGGCACACAACCACCGAGCGTGGGGACTAGCTGACTAGgttttctcaattattttggCACGAAAATCTACAGGTGTCCATCGCTCGGCGTAAGTAATGCTCAAGCGTTACTTATGATAAATACagaattcatattaaaaaaaaaatcatctcccAGAAGAATTTATGCATCAAATTGtgcatcatattaatatataaatatttatttaataaaatagtacgAATTAAAtacagatataatttttataaaacaaacgaccttgttcttttttcaaaaattttttcttttattttttttaaataaaaaaattatattagcaTCCTTATAcaatttaggtctcgtttgttttgaaaaaatatctcatctcatttcatctcattttatcttatctaatcattataatttttttaatttttaatataaaataaaataaacaatttaactttttaaaattttaaaataaaaataatattaaaaaatatattttaacaatattttatttaattttttaattttaattttatctcatctcatctcatctcatcttcaaaAACAAAAGAGGCCGGTTTGCAATAATaaataacacttttttttaaaccatCGTGCAGACGTAGCAATTAGCATTACTCGGTTTGGAATGGCCACgtaagagcattagtagtgggctagctaaaatcaaattttagccaaagaataactaaagtgtaaaataaaGTGTAGTAATGGACTAGCTAAATGtacagtaattttaattttagatgaatgGGCTGGCTAAATTTATTGAGTCAAATAAGGCTAGtcaaatattacttttgacTAAAATATTCATTCCCGCTGCTTATCTCTCCCACgcagtagaagaaaaagaaaaaagaatttcaGACAACTCTCTTCCAAAAACATAGTTTCAAGAAAACCCaagattgca from Juglans regia cultivar Chandler chromosome 2, Walnut 2.0, whole genome shotgun sequence carries:
- the LOC109011928 gene encoding gamma-glutamyl hydrolase 2-like; the encoded protein is MPNDAGSRSSPSHSSSSSASDMPNDAVSALASHSSSSASPSRYSDIWNYLWVPLFISYTKELSLAKAEPTILLPNQIVPESPRCVAPSPKLNYRPVIGILSHPGDGASGRLSNATNASYIAASYVKFVESAGARVIPLIYNEPPEILFEKLDMVNGVLFTGGWAKTGLYYEVVERIFKKILKKNDAGDHFPLYAICLGFELLTMIISKDQNILESFNATDQASTLQFIENTQIEGTVFQRFPPELLKKLSTDCLVMQNHHYGISPERFEDNQNLSSFFKILTNSADEDNKVYVSTVHAQSYPVTAFQWHPEKNAFEWGLSMIPHSEEAIQVTQHVANHLVSEARKSLNRPPARSLLDNLIYNYSPTYCGKAGKGYDEVYIFT